The genomic region AGACTACAGTGAGCATGGTCAAGATGTTTATACGGTAAAATCGGACCATCAATGATTTGTACGGATGCTTTCATTATCCGAGAAGGTTCTTCGAGAGGTATCCTCCTACCAACGAAAGCTAGAAGGAATTTCTTCTGGCAGTAGGTCTGAAATATGCCAAAATACTTTTGATTGTGTTTGTGTCATATTCAGAGTTGCTACAGAGTACAAGTATATATAATGTAATTTATTGAGGACTCATACTTAGAAATGATTTTGATACATAAGTGTGTGATTCCTCTGTTACCCAGGTGGGTGATCAGTCCTCCCGGTTACAGGTAGATTACTCATGGTATTTCTTTAAATGGAAGGTATACCAAGGGAATTGTATTGGGATTCCGTCTGGTGTTTCCAAGTGGTATGCGCCATAGTCAGTTATGCCGACAACCCTGTAAGGTCCTTCCCACCGTGGGCCTAGTTTTTCGACATCATGTTGTCGGCTGGCTTCGTTACTTCGTAACACTAAGTCATGTAGCTGAAAGTCTAGTGGTTTGACTTTTTTGTCATAGTGGTTTGCATTTTTTGCTTCTTCTCGGCTTGCCGGATGTGTGCTATTGTCCATCGCTCTTCGAGAGTATCAGGGTTTTCTTTTAATGCTTCATCATTTTGCTGTTCATCGAACGTTATTATTCGATTAATTGGGATAAGCACTTCACCTGGGATGACCACTTAAGTGCCATATACTAGACTAAATGGGGTTTCGTTTGTACTGTCTTTTGGTGTTGTCTAGTGTGCCCAAGTACATGTTGGAGTTCATCCTCCCATCCTTGTCGGTGTTTTCCTAGTCTAGCCTTTATTCTGGATACGATATCCCTGTTAGTGACCTCAACCTGCCCGTTAGTCTGTGGATATGCCACGGAAGTGAACAACTGTTGAATGTCCATGTCTATGCACCAGTCTTAAAATGGATTGTGTGCAAATTATGTTCCATTGTCGCTGACTATTTTGCATGGTAAGCCGAAATGACAAACGATATCCTCCCATACGAAGGTTAGGATTTTCCTTCCGGTAATCGTGCTTAACGGCCTTGTTTCGATCCACTTTGTAAAGTAATCAATTGCGACTACTAGGAACTTAACATTTCTGACACCTCTTGGGAATGGACCGAAAATGTCGATCTCCCACTTGCAGAATGGCCAAGCGGCATGTATTAGGACCATGTTATGCCGAGGGAATCTGTTGACGGGGGAATGTATTTGACATGCCTCGCAGTTTACGATCAGATTGTATTTGTTCCGGTACATGTGTGGCCTGAAATAACCCATTCTTTTGATCCTGCTGACTATTGTTCTGTAGCCATAGTGTGTCAAGCAGGCTCCTTCGTGCATTTCCAGTATGATTTATTTGGCCTACGTTGGTCAAACGCATCTCAAATATCGCTCAGTGAATGATTTTCTATACCGGATGCCATCTTTTTGAAGTGATACATTGGTGCACGCATCCGGATCCTACAAGCTTGTAGTTTATCTTCCGGGAGGGTACCATGAGTGAGGTACCATATGAAAGGTGTCATCCAACAATCTTCTTCTTCTGTGATTGTTGCCATGAGGGTTTCTTCATCGGATGACTTTCTCTCCAGTACTTCTACCATGACCTTTTTGGTGAAGTGATCGTAGAGCAGGGAGGCAAGCTTGCTTAAAGAATCTGCTTTCTTGTTACGGTTGCAGGGTATTTGCTTGATTTCAAATCCTACGAAGTTTAAGACTAGAAATTTTGCAAGCTCTAGGTATTTTTGCATTGACGTGTCCCTAGCTTCGAAACTACCGTTTAGCTGGCTTGCTACTGGTTGCAAGTCAACATAAGCCGTGAGCTGTTGTATATCGATACTTTTTGCTAGGCCTAAACCGGCTAGTAGTGCTTCGTATTCGGCCT from Rutidosis leptorrhynchoides isolate AG116_Rl617_1_P2 chromosome 9, CSIRO_AGI_Rlap_v1, whole genome shotgun sequence harbors:
- the LOC139868513 gene encoding uncharacterized protein; protein product: MAKWAIKLGEHEISFLPRNSVKDQVLADFLVELPSDMIKQGETPVTRRDTDKFWELYTDGTSSEEGVGIGLLLVSPNGEEITYAILLKITASNDEAEYEALLAGLGLAKSIDIQQLTAYVDLQPVASQLNGSFEARDTSMQKYLELAKFLVLNFVGFEIKQIPCNRNKKADSLSKLASLLYDHFTKKVMVEVLERKSSDEETLMATITEEEDCWMTPFIWYLTHGTLPEDKLQACRIRMRAPMYHFKKMASGIENHSLSDI